The segment GCGGTGACGCTGCTCGCCCGGCGTCGGCGCCGCGGTTAGCGGTGCGGAGGAACGCGAACTCTGTGCAGGCTGCTGCAGAAGAACGCGCACGGTGTGCCAGAACGCCCCTGAATACGCGCGCGGTCCTGCCGGAAGTCAGCGATCCTCGGCTCAGGTAACCTGAACCGGTGAGCATTGAGATTGAAATTGGCCGTGGAAAGCGTGGTCGCCGCGCGTACTCTCTCGACGATATTGCTGTCGTCCCGTCGCGCCGGACCCGGGATCCGGAAGAAGTTTCGGTTTCCTGGCAGATCGACGCCTACCACTTCGACCTGCCGATCGTCGGTGCGCCGATGGACTCCGTTGTCTCACCAGCGATGGCGGTTGCGCTCGGTCGTCTCGGCGGCCTCGGCGTCCTCGACCTGGAGGGATTGTGGACTCGGTACGACGACCCGGAGCCGCTGTTGGCGGCAATCGCCGAGCTACCCCAGGCCGAAGCGACCGCGCAGATGCAGAAGCTCTACGAGGAGCCGATCCGCGCTGAACTGATCACGGCTCGCCTGGCCGAGATCCGCGACGCCGGCGTCACGGTTGCCGGCGCGCTGACGCCGCAGCGAACCCAGCAGTTCTGGAAGACCGTCGTCGATGCAGGCGTCGACATCTTCGTCATCCGTGGCACGACTGTGTCGGCGGAGCATGTGTCCGGTCACGCGGAACCACTTAACCTCAAGCGCTTCATTTACGAACTCGACGTCCCGGTAATCGTTGGCGGCGCCGCCACCTACACCGCGGCGCTGCACCTGATGCGTACCGGCGCTGCCGGGGTGCTCGTCGGTTTCGGCGGGGGAGCGGCGATGACAACCCGGACAACGCTCGGCATCCACGCGCCGATGGCCAGCGCCATCGCGGATGTCGCGGCGGCTCGACGGGATTACATGGATGAGTCCGGTGGGCGCTACGTGCATGTGATCGCCGATGGAGGGCTTGGCTACTCAGGCGACCTGGTGAAGGCGGTCGCGGTTGGCGCTGACGCCGTCATGCTGGGAACCGCACTGGCGCGCGCCGAGGAGGCTCCCGGGGGAGGCTGGCACTGGGGTGCGGAGGCGCACCACTCGTTGTTGCCGCGCGGGTCCCGGGTGAATGTCGGCACCGTTGCGCCCTTGGAACAGATCCTGTTCGGGCCAAGCCGCCGTGCCGACGGCACGTCCAATCTGGTCGGAGCGCTGAAGCGGGCGATGGCGACTACCGGGTACTCGGACCTGAAGGAATTCCAGCGGGTCGAGGTCGTTGTGTCGCCGTACCACTCCCGTTCCGAGTAGTGGCCGGGTAGTAGCGGCCGGGTAGTAGCGGCCGGGTAGTCACTGCCGGCGAAACGGTCCGGTTTCGCCCCCTGCCAAGCGAAACGGTCCGGTTTCGTGCGTTTGGTCCGTTTAAAGGTGACGACCAGAGCAACTTTGTGGACCGTTGCGCCGAACGGAGTCCTGAGAATGTACCTAAACAGGTACAGACCTTTGTGAAAAGCTCAAGTGAGCTTGGTGGGTGTCGCCGAATTCAGAACAGCCCCCGTTCATTAATCAGCATCGACGAAATTTGGGCCTTCGAATTCGGGAGGCCCGGGCAGGTAATTCGCTGAGCCAGGAACTGCTGGCGGACCGGGTTGGCGTGGATCGCAAGACGATCAGCCGGGTCGAGAACGGTCTGATCAGCCCGAAGTACGACCTCATCGTCGACCTTGCCTATGCCTTGAACGTCCGGGTCGAGTGGCTGGTGGAGGATCCGGGCCGACCGCCGCACGGATCGGCTTCGTAGCCTGGCTCACTCGATGTGCGTTCGGCCCGCGCGGGCGCGTATCGTTATTGAGTGCTTAAAGTGGCGTTACGGGGCAAATGGATCTGGGCACTTGTGCTTGCCCTGGTTCTGGCGTCCGGATTCGCCTTCCTAGCCAATTGGCAGTTCTCCCGCGCGCAGGAACGTTCGCAGCAGGTAGAGACCGCCGATACCGAGACTGTGCGACCCTTCCTCGACGTCGTGCAGCCCCAGCAGATGCTTCCATCCACGAAAGCCGACCAGATGGTGTCGCTCAGCGGACACTACAATCCGGAACAGCAGGTCGTCGTGCCCGGTCGTGAGCAGGGCAGCGATACCGGCTTCTGGGTCGTCACCATGTTCGTTCCCGACGGGGCAGAATGGCCGGGCCATACGGATGACGAACGGGACGTCGCCATCCCGGTGGTGCGCGGATGGACGGCGTCGGAAGATGAGGCGATGGCGTCCGTGGCGAGTGCCGAGCCGGTGATGATGACTGCACGACTCACGCCGACAGAGTCGCCAGAGCCCGCAGATAGTCTGCCGAAGGGCCAGGTGGCTACCCTGTCGACGGCGCAGTTGATCAACGACTTCGACGTGCTTAGTTACCCGGCCTTCCTGCTGCCGACGCAGCAGGAGGGTGCCGGCGCCAGCGCGGCGACATCCGGGCTCGAGCCGGTGCCCGCGCCCGCTCCGCAGCCCGGCGGGATCAATCTGCAGAGCCTGTTCTATGGGATCGAATGGGTCGTTTTCGCGCTCTTTGCGCTGTACATCTGGTGGCGGATGGTTCGAGACGTTTACCAGCGTGAGCAGGAGACCGCTCTTATGGCCGATAATGGATACGACGTGGTGCAACGAAATGGCAGGGAGAGCCCTGATGCCAAGACCGCCCTCGCCACACAACACCTGGAGAGTAAGGACACATGAGCGGATCGCCGATGGATGAGCGTCCCGATGCCGAATCGAGTTCGCCGTGGACCGCGCGCCGCTACGGCCAGGCCCGGGGCGCACTGACCTTTTATCGGATCATGGCGTATATCACCGGCACATTCCTGCTGGTGCTATGCGTTGAGATGATCCTGAAGTACGGGCTGCAGATCGACATGCAGTTCGGTTCGTTCAACCTCGCCTCCGCCATCGCCATCGGCCACGGTTGGTGCTACGTCGTGTACCTGATCGCCGATTTCCGGCTTTGGCAGTCGATGCGCTGGCGGCTCAAGGACTTCCTGATCATCGCCCTGGGCGGCGTGATTCCACTGTTGTCCTTCATCCTGGAGAAGCGGGTACACGCCAGGGCGAGCCGCGAACTCGACGACGCCATCGTCCTGGCTCCCCGAGACCTGTAAAAGCGCAGCCGTCGCAAGGCGGCCCCACCCTAAAGGAAATCTGTGACCGACTCCGTCCAACAGCCGCCGGCAACCCATGCCCGTCCCGTTCTCGTGGTCGATTACGGCGCGCAATACGCGCAGTTGATCGCCCGGCGCGTGCGTGAGGCAAACGTTTATTCAGAGATCGTGCCGCACACCATGTCCCTGGAGAAGATGCTCGCCAAGGATCCCTCGGCGTTCATTCTTTCCGGCGGACCGGCAAGCGTTTATGCCGATGGGGCGCCGGCTGTCGACAGCGAGCTTTTCGAGTCCGGCGTGCCGGTGCTCGGCATCTGCTACGGCTTCCAGCTGATGAACCAGGCGCTCGGCGGCGAGGTCGCTCACACCGGAGCCCGTGAGTATGGTGGCACTGCTGTCACCGTCTCGCCCGACAACACGCTGCTCGCCGGGCAGCCGGAGTCGCAGAATGTCTGGATGAGTCACGGCGACTCGGTGCAGAAGGCGCCGGATGGATTTGACGTCCTCGCCAGCTCATCGGTTGTTCCGGTTGCAGCGATAGCCGATACGGAACGCGCGCTCTACGGTGTGCAGTGGCACCCTGAGGTAAAGCACTCCACCCACGGCCAGGCCGTGCTGGAGAACTTCCTGTACCACGGCGCCGGGCTGAAAGGCGACTGGACGACGGGCAACGTCATCGAGGAGCAGGTCGCCGTTATCCGCAGTCAGGTCGGCGACGGCAAGGTTATCTGCGGTCTTTCCGGCGGTGTCGATTCCGCCGTGGCCGCGGCACTCGTGCACGAGGCGGTCGGTGACCAGTTGACCTGCGTCTTCGTCGACCACGGTCTGCTTCGTGCCGGCGAGGCAGAGCAGGTCGAAACTGACTACGTTGCCGCCACCGGCATCAGGCTCAAGGTGGTGGACGCCGCCGATCAGTTCCTGGCCGCGCTGGACGGGGTCAGCGATCCGGAAACGAAACGCAAGATCATTGGCCGCGAGTTCATCCGGGTCTTCGAGGCTGCCGCGCGGGAAGTTGTGGCTGAAGGCGCGGCCGAGGCATCGAGCGAGGACGAGCAGGTGCGTTTCCTGGTGCAGGGGACGCTTTACCCGGATGTTGTCGAATCCGGGGGCGGCGAGGGGGCTGCGAATATCAAGAGCCACCACAACGTCGGTGGCCTGCCGGATGACCTGCAGTTCGAACTGGTCGAGCCGCTGCGCACGTTGTTCAAGGACGAGGTACGCGCGGTCGGAGCGGAGCTGGGTCTGCCTGAGGCGATGGTCTGGCGCCAGCCGTTCCCGGGTCCAGGCCTCGCCATCAGGATTGTCGGCGCGGTGAACCAGGCACGCCTGGAGACGCTGCGCGCCGCCGACGCGATCGCACGAGAAGAGCTGACCAAGGCCGGACTGGATCGCGAGATCTGGCAGTGCCCGGTGGTGTTGCTCGCCGACGTGCGCTCGGTGGGCGTGCAGGGTGATGGCCGCACCTATGGCCATCCGATCGTGCTGCGGCCGGTTTCCAGCGAGGATGCGATGACAGCCGACTGGACCCGGTTGCCATACGACGTTTTGGCCCGGATTTCAACTCGGATAACCAACGAAGTTGCCGATGTCAATCGAGTGGCTTTGGATGTAACGTCCAAGCCGCCGGGCACCATTGAGTGGGAGTAGAACCTCTACACCACTTTGCCCAAACATCAGGAGTGACATGAAGACCAGCACCTCGCAGGTCCGCGAAGCCAGATCGCCGGAGACAGGTCGTCGGCGCCAAGGGTGGCGTGCGGGCGACCTCGCGCTCATCGCCGTGTTCGCCGCATTGATCGCCACGATGGGAATGCTTCCGGCGATTCCGGTTGGCGGGGTCGGGGTTCCGATCACCCTGCAGTCCCTGGCCGTGATTCTCACCGGTTTGGTGCTCGGACCCGCGCGGGGCTTCGCGGCGACCGCGCTCTACGTTGTGGTCGGCCTGATCGGGATCCCGGTTTTCGCCGGCTTCACCGGAGGCATCGGGGTGTTGGCAAAGCCGTCCGCCGGCTACATTATCGCCTTCCCGCTGGTATCCGCGCTTGCCGGGCTATTGGCGCTGATAGTGGTCCGCAAGATGAAGCGGGCGTGGCACATCCCGCTGTTGTTCGTTGCCGGTCTGCTCGCCAGCTTCACTTTCATGCACCCTTTGGGCATTGCCGGCATTATGGTCAACGCCGGACTTGACCTGCGCGCCGCTATCGCCGCCGACGCGATCTTCATCCCGGGAGATGTGATCAAGAACGTCGTCGCAGCGCTGATCGCAGGCACCGTGCACCGCGCCTTCCCCGATTTGCTGGCCCGTCGGCGCGCGTGAGCGTTCTCCAGCTGGACGGCGCCGCGGTCGCGGTCACCGATCTGGACGGTGACAGCAAGACAGTGCTGGCGCCGACCTCGCTGACGCTTACCGAACGCCGGATCAGTGTGATCGGAGCGAACGGCTCGGGCAAATCCACCCTGCTACGGCTGCTGAACGGCCTCGTCATGCCGAGCGAGGGTTCGGTGACGATCGATGGCCTCGACACCCGCAAGGATGGCGCCAAGGTGCGCCGCCGGGTCGGCTTCGTTTTCACCGATCCGGCAGCGCAGCTGGTGATGCCGACCGGGCGGGAGGACGTCGAGTTGTCATTGCGCCGCCTGGAGAAAGATCCGCGAGCCCGTAGCCGGCGAGCGATGGCAGCGCTGGAGCGATTCGGCTTGGCGGAGCTCGCCGAGCAGAGCGTCTACGAACTTTCCGGAGGCGAACGCCAGCTGCTCGCAATCGCCACGGTGCTTGCGGTCGAGCCGACAGTGCTTGTGCTCGACGAGCCGACGACACTGCTCGACCTGCGCAATCGGGAACTCGTTCGGAGCTTGCTGGCCGGCCTCGACCAGCAGATGGTGCTGGCCACGCACGATCTCGACCTTGCTCTGGATGCGGACCGCTCGCTCGTCATCGACGACGGCAGGGTGGCCTTCGACGGCAGCCCGGCGGCCGCCGTGGCCTGGTACCGTCAGCTGGTTGCCGCCGAGATTCCGCTGGAGAGGCGAAAGTGACGCACCGGAGCGCGTTGCTGGGCAGGTATGTGCAGGGGAACTCCTGGCTGCATCGGGCTCCGGTGTGGTCGAAGTTGCTCGGCATCGCGGTTTTCAGCCTCGTGGTGTTTCTTCACGAGGGCGTGTGGCTCAGTCTCGGCCTGCTGATACTGGCTGCCGCGGCGGGCTTGTCCTCCGGAGTCCGGAGCACGATGTTGCTGGTGCCCTTGGCGCTGCTCTGGCCGGTTCTGCTGCTGCTGTTCGGCTATCACTGGTGGTTGCAGGGCCCATTGGCGGCGGCGCAGATAGTTATCGATATCGTTTCGGTCGTTCTGACTGCCTCGCTGATCACGCTTACCACCCCGAGCCAGCGGCTGCTGGATGCGCTGGTCGCGATGGCTCGCCCGCTGCGGCCGCTCGGCGCGGACCCGGAGCGCTTCGGCCTGTCGGTGGGGTTGATGATCCGGAGCGTTCCCCACCTAATCGGGCTGGGACATCAGGTGCGTGACTCGGCCAAGGCCCGCGGCCTCGAGCGCAACCCGCGCGCCGTCCTGCTTCCCGTCGTGGTGAATGCGGTTGCCTATGCGCAAGCCACCGGCGACGCGCTGGCTGCACGCGGACTCGGCGAGCGGGACGACGGTTCCGCTTGACCGGCGAAACGGTCCGGTATCAGCCCTAGCACCCCGGTCATTGCATACCACTTGGGCAAGAAAGCGGACCGTTTCGCCGTTCGGCTCGCGGGCGCCTGTCGGTAGCATTGCGTGCATGGCGACTATCAAGGAAGTGGCGCGCGAGGCGGGGGTCACCCACGCCGTCGTGTCGCGCATCCTCAACGAGGACCCGACCCTGCACGTCCGTCCTGATACCCGAGAGCGGGTGCTCGCAGCTGCAGCCCAGCTGAAGTACATCCCGAACCATGCGGCGAAGGCGCTGCGCGGCGCCCGAGCCGGCGCAATCGGGCTCGCGGTGCACGAGGTGAGCAATCCGATCTACAGCGCGATCATCGAAGGCGCGCAGCGGGCCGTGTCCGCCCACGGGTCAGTGCTGATGCTCGCCGATGCCGACGAGCTCTACCGTGACCCCGCCACGTTTAGCAGAATGATCACGAGCAAGGCGATCGACGGGCTTATCCTGCTTCCCGCCGGCACTGAGGCCGACGAGTTCGTCGCGCGCGCCGCAGCCGCCTCGCTTCCCACGGTGGTCGTGAACGAGCGCGCCGCCGGCCAACGCAGTGTCAGCGTCGACGATGCCGCGGCGGCCGGCCTGGCGGTGCAGCATCTGGTCGGGCTCGGGCACCGCGACATAGGCGTGCTCCTCCTCGATGGAGAGACCCGGCGGCGACTAGACCGGCGCGAGGGTCATGAGACCGCACTGCGGGACGCGGGCCTCGATCTCCACGACTCGTGGGTCGGTAATGGCGGGCACACGCTCGAGAGCGGACGCGTGGGACTGTTGCGGATGGCAGACCGCGGCCCGTTGCCGACCTCGGTGGTCGTTCACAACGTCATGGCGGCTGTTGGTGTCATCCGCGCGGCGAAAGAACTCGGCCTGAGCGTGCCGCACGAGCTGTCGGTCATCGGATTCCACGACATGAGCTTCGCCGATTTCGTGAGCCCCTCGTTGACGGTGGTGAAACTCGCCCTCGCCGAGATGGGGGTAGCGGCGGTCGAGACCCTGATGCGACTGCTCGCCGGCCAGGAGGTAGATCAGACGATCAGCGTGCTGGAGCCGGCTCCTGCCCTCGTGATCCGTGAGTCGACCGCGCCTCCGCCGCACCGTCCCGATGTCCCTGCGGAAGCTCGATCGGGCGGCGGCACAGACGCGGAGTAGCCGAATGACGTCTGGAGGCCGGCCCTTACCGCGGCGTGCGGCGCCCGCCGATCAGGATCACGAGGCCGCTGAGACCGAGCGGCAGTAGCGCCCAGAGTGTGGCGGTGATGTACCCCTGGCGTGTGGGGAGGAGCCCGCCGGCGGGGGTGGCGGTGGCAAGGAGTAGGCCGGCCAGGGCGCTGCCGATGCTGAATCCGATGCTGCGCACGATCTGGTTGATGGCCAGCACGCTGGCGGTCTCAGCGGGGGGCACCCCGGTCAGGACGAGCGAGGGCATTGCCGCGGAGATGCCCCCGACTCCGAGGCCGAGCACGGCCATCGCCACGAGGACCGCGATGAGTGACCCGGAGGTCGCGGCGAACAGTGTGGCGGCAAACACCGCGGCGGCGAGCATCACTGCCGCCGCCGAGACGAGGTAGGCCCAGCGGTTGGAGATACGGGCGATGAGTCCGGGGAGCGCTTTCCCGGCGACGAAGCCGAGGGCGGAAAACGGGATCAAAGCGGCTCCGGACGCCACGCCGGGGAGTCCGAAGCCGTACGGTGCACCGGAGGGTGTTTGCAGGTAGCGGGTCAGCAGGCTGAACAGCAGGTACATGCCGATTCCGGCGACGATCATCGCGAGGTTCGCCCGGAGCACGGCGGGTTGTCCGAGCAGTCGCAGGTTGACCAGCGGTACGCTCGTCCGCAACTCGACCGCCGCCCAGGCCGTGAGGAATACAACGGTGATCACCAGGATGGACGCTCCTACCCAGGGGCGGTTCCAGGTGCTGGGCTCGGCGATGACCAGGAGGGCCCCGAGCGTACCGAGGCAGAGCAGGAGAGCGCCGGGCCAGTCAATGCCAGGTCGCGGTCCGGGTGCCTCCTTCGGCAGCACCAGCCACGCGATCACGAGCGCGGCAATGGATAGCACGAGCCCAAGCCCGTAGGCGGCGCGCAGCCCGGCGAGCTGGTCGAGCAGGCCGATCACCGGATAGCCGACGCCGATTCCGACTGTGGAGACGACCGAGAGGGTCGCGATCGTGGACGCGGACTTCTCTGCCGGGAGGTGAGCGCGGGCAACGCTCATCAGCAGCGGGACTCCGCCCAGCCCGACTCCTTGCAGTCCCCGTCCGATCAGCAGAAGCGGAAACGGCAGAGGGAGCGTGGTCAGCGCTCCGCCGATCACCACGATCGCAAGGCAGACCAAGATCACCAGTCGCCGCAGTGATCCGCTGCCGAGCCTGCCCAGGAGCGGACCGGCGATGGCGCCGGAGAACAACGTCACGGTCAACGTCCACTGTGCCGCGTTTAACGAGACGTGCAGACCGGTAGCAACCGGCGTGATGAGCGGAGCGCCGAGGCTGCCGATGACTGCCACCACGAGTGCGACGCACACCAACGCGATGCTCAGCCGAGAAGCACCGGCCTCGCTAATGGCCGCATCATCGGTCGTCTTGTCGCTCATCGGTTCGATTCGGTCGTGATGTGCTCGAACAACCCCGAGTCGATCCGCGTCCGCAGCCCGTCGGCCCAGGTCTCGTCGAGATCCGCTATGTCCAGCGCGGCGCCGGCGTTCAGCAGCATCCCGAATGCGAGGAACGACTTGACCGTCACCGGTTCGAGCCCGGTTGCGTCCGCAATCACGTCCCACATGCGGCCGAAACTGGCGCGCACCGCGTCGCGGACTTCCAAATCGCCACATGCAGCAAAGCCCTGCAACTGCAGCAGCAAGTTCGTCCGATCGGCCAGCAACTCGTAATACTCCCGACCCAGCTCCGATAAGGCAGCCAGCCCATCCTTGCCCGACGCTGCCGTCCGCATCCCGTCGATGATGCGATCGAAAGACCCCTGCACCAGTTCCAAGAACAGTGCCTTCTTCGTTCCGAACATGCGGAAGACGTACGCCTGGGTGATCCCCGCCGTCCGTGCAATCGCCTCAGTCGACGCACCGTGCAATCCGTGCGCGGCGAACTCCTCCGCCGCGACCGCCAGCACCTGAGCTCGCCGCTCAACACCAGTCATCCGTTTAGCCATGGGGATAGATTACTAGTTACTAACTACTAATCAATCCCTGCGCCTAGGGTTGACAGCCAATCCTCGCCGTCCTAGATTAGGTAAATCGTGTTAACGCGACGCTGAGCAGGGTGTGGCCGACCGGAATTCGGGCACCATCAACCGAGTCAAAGGAGACAGTGGATGTCAGTACTGAGTACCGGCAAGGGGAAGATAATCGCTGCGGCGGCCGCCGGAAACTTCGTCGAGTGGTACGACTTCGCAATCTACGGGTATTTCTCGCCCGTGCTGGCGAAAGTCTTCTTCCCGGAAACCACGGGTTTGGTCGGCCTCCTGGCCACACTTGGAGTATTCGGCGCCGCCTTCGTGCTCCGGCCGGTCGGCGCCCTCGTCTTCGGGCACTTCGGCGACCGCCTCGGCCGACGCTGGGTGCTCTCCTTCGTCATCCTGGCGATGGCGGGGGCAACAACTCTGATGGGACTGCTTCCCTCCTACGAGATGATTGGCGTGTTCGCGCCGATCGCGCTCACCCTGTTGCGGCTGATCCAGGGCTTCTCGGCGGGCGGCGAGTTCGGCGGAGCGGCCTCACTACTGTTCGAGTACGCGCGGCCCGAGAAACGGGGACTGATGGGGTCGGCGCAACCGGCCAGCATCGTGGTGGCCTTGGCCGTCTCCGCCGGTCTCGGTGCCGCGCTCACCGCCGCTATGAGTGAGGAGTTCCTCTACTCGGTCGGATGGCGCATCCCGTTCCTTTTGGCGCTTCCGTTCGGTCTGATCGGCTGGTACATTCGCCGGCACATCGACGAGACTCCGGCGTTCATCGAGCTGCAGGAGAGCGGTGAGGTGGCGACGAGCCCCGTGAAGGACGTGTTCCGAGCAAACTGGCGGATGATCGTCGCCGGCACCGCCGCGATCGTGTCGTGGACCGCAGGCGGATACGTGACCCTCCAGTTCCTGCCGACCTTCTTCAACGGTGTGCTGGAACGCCCGATCACCGACGGCCTGACCGCGTCACTCGTCGGACTGTCCATCTATGCTGTGTTCATAGTTTTCGGCGGCTGGCTCGCCGACCGGGTGGCCCGCTGGAAGGTGATGATGACGGGCGCGATCGCCCTCGCGGTGTTTGCGGTGCCCTGCTACTTGCTTCTCATCGACGGCTCGCTCGTGGGCATCGGCGTGGCTCTTGTACTTTTCGCGGCGGCGCTGGGACTCGTCGCCGGACCGACGCCGGCGCTGTTGTCCGAGCTCACGCCGGAGAAGGTCCGCACCACCTATCTCGGCATCGTTTACGCGATTGCCAACGCCGCGTTCGGCGGCTTTGCCCCCTACATCGTCATCGCGCTGATCTCCTCCACCGGCCTGTTGATCTCTCCGGCGATCTACCTCGTGGCGCTTGAGCTGATCGCGGTCGGGGGCCTCATCGGGGTCGCCGTGCATATCCGCCGTCGTGCCCGGGCGCGCGCCGTGGCTGTCGAGTCCCTCACGGAGGCGTGAGCTGGCTGGCCAGGTCTCAGTCGGGCCCGCTCACGGAAGCGTGAGCTGGCCCGGCCCGGTCTCAGTCGTCGCCGAACGCCGCAGGGCGCTTCTCGATGAAGGCCCGAATCCCCTCCTGGCCGTCCTCCGAATGGAACAACCGCGCGAGGGCCAACTGATCTGCGGTCAGGGCAGTCTCGATGTCCTGCGACCGGCCGGAGTCGATCAAATGCTTCGCGTCGCGAAGAGCGCTCCGAGGCTGCCCGGCGAGCACCGTGGCGAACTCGAGAGCCGCCTCCAAGAGCTCCTCCGGCGGGTGCACGCGCGTCACGATCCCTTTAGCCAGGGCCTCGTCGGGGTACACGGTGCGGCCCGTCATCACGAGTTCCTTGGTCCAGCGGGCGCCCACTTCGCGCACCAGACGCTGAGGACCGCCCCCGCCCGGGAACAGCCCGAGCTTGATCTCTGGCAGCCCGAGCCGGGCCGTCGTTGAGGCGAGGATGAAGTCGCAGCAGAGCGCGATCTCGAAGCCGCCGCCGAACGCGTAGCCGTTTACGGCGGCGATCGTCGCCTGGGGCAGCCGGGCGAGATCATCGAACACCGCCCGTGAGCGTCGCTGGTACTCCTCGAATTCCTCGACGGAGGCATGGGAGTACTCCTCGATGTCCGCTCCGGCGACAAATCCGCGGCCGGTGCCGGTGAGCACCACCACCCGCACCGCGGGCGTCTGGCGGATGCGGACGATCTCCGTGCCGATCGCCGCGACCAGAGAGCTGGAGAACGCTCCGAGCTTCTCCTCGCGGTCAATGCGAAGGATGCGCACGTGTCCCACGTCGCGCAGCCGGAGATTCGGGTGCACTGAGACCTCGTCGCTGGATTCGGCGATCATCGATTTTGCTCCTTCAGTAGTTCCTCGATCTGCGACTCGGGCAGCACCTCGCGTAGGATCTCGGCGCTGTGCTCGCCGACCCGCGGGGGAGCGTGCCGCTGGCGCCAGGGTGTCTCGCTCATCCGGATAGCGCATCCGATCAATTCGATCGGCGTTCCGCCCGGGCCGTCCACAGTGACGATCATGTCTGAATCGTCGGCGCGTAGCTCGTCCACGGCCTCGCGCGTGGTGCGCACGCGCGCCGCCCACAGTCCACGGGACCCGAACGCGTCGAGCCAGTGCTGGATGGGACGCCTGACCAGGACGGATCCAAGTGCCCGCTTCGCCTCGTCGCGCTCGGTCCACGGATCGAACGCGGCCACAGCCGCGTCGCCCACGGCGTCGGCGATCGTCTCCAGCGGGGCCATCGCTACGGCCAACCAGCCGTCGCTGGCCTGGTAAATGCCGAACGGCGCTGACAGCCAGGCCTGGCCGATCCCTTCCGTCGAGCGTTCGTAGTCGGTCTCCTGGTTCACGAACGCCGAGATCTCCTGGCACTGCATAGCGATCGCCGTGGAGTACAGGTCGACCTCGACTCGCTGCCCGATGCCGTGGATGCTCCGTGCGACCAATGCCGCGAGGATGCCGTTGGCGAGCGTGAGAGCGGTGGCATGGTCGACAATCGCCGTTCCCGCCGGGGTCGGCGGGTCGGTTCGGCGGCCGGTTGCCGCCGCAAGCCCAGACATGGCCTGGATCAGCAGATCCTGGCCGGGGCGGTTCTCGCGTGCGAAGGTCGTGTCCTGGCCCCAGCCCGATCCCGAGCAGTAGATGATGTCGGGCTTGACCGACTTGAATTCCTCGTAGCCAAGTCCCAGCCTGGCGAGGACGCCGGGCCGGAAGTTCTCGACCACCACGTCGCAACTTGCGCCGAGGTCGAGCAGCGCCTGACGTGCGATCGGGTTCTTCAGATCGAGGGCGAGCGAGCGCTTGTTGCGGTTCATCGCCAGATAGGCCGCGGACTCGCCATCGACGAGCTCGCCAATCATCTCAAGCGAGCGTTCCCACTCGCCCTCCGCGCGCTCCACCTTGATCACATCCGCGCCCAGATCGCCGAGCAGCTGGGTGCCGTACGGCCCCAACATCATCTGGGTGAAGTCGAGTACGCGGATTCCGTCGAGGGCCTGCATCAGGGGTTCTCCATT is part of the Saxibacter everestensis genome and harbors:
- a CDS encoding CaiB/BaiF CoA transferase family protein translates to MQALDGIRVLDFTQMMLGPYGTQLLGDLGADVIKVERAEGEWERSLEMIGELVDGESAAYLAMNRNKRSLALDLKNPIARQALLDLGASCDVVVENFRPGVLARLGLGYEEFKSVKPDIIYCSGSGWGQDTTFARENRPGQDLLIQAMSGLAAATGRRTDPPTPAGTAIVDHATALTLANGILAALVARSIHGIGQRVEVDLYSTAIAMQCQEISAFVNQETDYERSTEGIGQAWLSAPFGIYQASDGWLAVAMAPLETIADAVGDAAVAAFDPWTERDEAKRALGSVLVRRPIQHWLDAFGSRGLWAARVRTTREAVDELRADDSDMIVTVDGPGGTPIELIGCAIRMSETPWRQRHAPPRVGEHSAEILREVLPESQIEELLKEQNR